Proteins from a genomic interval of Trifolium pratense cultivar HEN17-A07 linkage group LG6, ARS_RC_1.1, whole genome shotgun sequence:
- the LOC123891078 gene encoding boron transporter 1-like — MEETFVPLEGIKNDLKGRLMCYKQDWTSGIKAGVRILAPTTYIFFASAIPVISFGEQLERNTEGVLTAVQTLAATSICGIIHSIIGGQPLLILGVAEPTVIMYTFMFNFAKERPELGRNLFLGWAGWVCVWTALILFLLAILGACSIINRFTRIAGELFGMLIAMLFMQQAIKGLVDEFRIPKREDTKLVEFLPSWRFANGMFALVLSFGLLLTALKSRKARSWRYGSGWLRSLIADYGVPLMVLVWTGVSYMPTASVPHGIPRRLFSPNPWSPGAYDNWTVVKDMGNVPVVFIIGAFIPATMIAVLYYFDHSVASQLSQQKEFNLKKPSSYHYDLLLLGFLTLLCGLIGIPPANGVIPQSPMHTKSLATLKHQLLRNKLVKSARESISKNASLGQLYGNMQEAYHQMQTPLIYQDPSARAQGLKELKETTIQAATSMGNVDAPVDETIFDVDKEIDDLLPVEVKEQRVSNLLQSVMVGGCLAAMPILKKIPTSVLWGYFAFMAIESLPGNQFWERILLLFTAPSRRYKVLEDYHATFVETVPFKTIATFTIFQTIYLLICFGLTWVPIAGVMFPLMIMLLVPLRQYFLPKFFKGVHLQDLDAAEYEEQTALPFNIAAQSEFGAGASHIGEGEIFDEVLTRSRGEFRHTTPSPKINSSTPTPRNNPQSRLSPRPSFNSRVGEFSTEQSPRSGTRGPNSPMAREIRLSTRGVSPLKPDSKPQDKK, encoded by the exons atgGAAGAAACATTTGTACCTCTTGAGGGTATCAAGAATGATCTAAAAGGAAGGTTAATGTGCTATAAGCAAGATTGGACAAGTGGAATCAAAGCAGGTGTAAG GATTTTGGCCCCCACAACATACATATTTTTTGCTTCTGCAATACCTGTTATTTCATTTGGTGAACAACTCGAGAGAAATACCG AGGGTGTTCTAACAGCTGTTCAAACCTTAGCAGCAACTTCAATATGTGGCATTATACACTCAATCATTGGTGGTCAACCTTTATTGATTTTAGGAGTGGCAGAACCTACTGTGATCATGTAcacattcatgttcaattttgCTAAAGAAAGACCTGAGTTGGGTAGGAATCTGTTTCTTGGATGGGCTGGATG GGTATGTGTCTGGACTGCATTGATACTATTCTTACTGGCAATATTAGGAGCATGTTCCATCATCAACAGATTTACCCGAATTGCAGGCGAGTTGTTTGGCATGCTTATTGCAATGCTTTTCATGCAACAGGCTATCAAA GGGCTCGTGGATGAGTTTCGCATACCAAAGAGAGAAGATACAAAATTAGTTGAATTTTTACCTTCATGGAGGTTTGCTAATGGGATGTTTGCTTTGGTCCTTTCATTTGGCCTTCTCCTCACTGCATTAAAGAGCCGAAAGGCTAGATCATGGCGTTATGGGAGTG GTTGGCTTCGCAGCCTTATAGCCGACTACGGTGTTCCTCTTATGGTCCTAGTTTGGACAGGTGTGTCCTACATGCCGACTGCAAGTGTTCCACACGGTATCCCAAGGCGTCTCTTTAGTCCAAATCCGTGGTCGCCCGGTGCCTACGACAATTGGACTGTTGTTAAG GATATGGGTAATGTTCCGGTCGTCTTCATAATTGGAGCATTTATACCAGCAACTATGATTGCTGTGCTTTATTACTTTGATCACAGTGTTGCATCTCAGCTTTCTCAGCAGAAagagttcaatttgaaaaagCCATCATCTTACCATTATGATTTGCTCCTTTTGGGATTTTTG ACATTGTTGTGTGGCCTTATTGGAATCCCTCCTGCAAATGGAGTCATACCGCAGTCTCCAATGCATACAAAGAGTCTAGCAACTCTTAAACATCAA TTGCTTCGTAACAAACTCGTGAAATCTGCTCGGGAAAGTATCAGTAAGAATGCTAGTTTAGGACAGTTATATGGTAATATGCAAGAAGCATATCATCAAATGCAGACACCTCTTATTTACCAAGACCCTTCTGCTCGA GCACAAGgattaaaagaattaaaagaaaCAACCATTCAAGCAGCTACAAGTATGGGAAACGTGGACGCCCCAGTCGATGAAACTATATTTGATGTCGACAAAGAAATAGATGACTTGCTTCCTGTCGAGGTAAAGGAACAACGTGTCAGTAACTTGCTTCAATCAGTAATGGTTGGAGGATGTCTTGCAGCCATGCCTATTCTCAAGAAAATCCCAACTTCAGTACTTTGGGGTTACTTTGCTTTCATGGCAATTGAAAGTTTACCTGGAAACCAGTTTTGGGAAAGGATCTTATTACTCTTCACAGCACCGAGCAGAAGATACAA GGTGCTTGAAGATTACCATGCTACGTTCGTTGAAACAGTTCCGTTTAAGACAATAGCAACATTCACAATTTTCCAAACCATTTATCTACTTATATGTTTTGGACTAACTTGGGTACCTATTGCCGGAGTCATGTTTCCTTTGATGATCATGCTCTTAGTTCCATTAAGACAGTATTTTCTCCCCAAATTTTTCAAAGGTGTGCATCTTCAAGACTTGGATGCAGCTGAATATGAGGAGCAAACTGCTTTACCATTCAACATTGCAGCT CAATCGGAGTTTGGAGCCGGTGCTTCTCATATTGGAGAAGGTGAGATATTTGACGAAGTTCTCACTAGAAGCCGTGGTGAATTTAGGCATACTACTCCCAGTCCAAAGATCAATAGCTCCACACCAACACCAAGAAATAATCCTCAAAGTCGTCTTAGCCCGCGCCCCTCCTTTAATTCTCGTGTGGGTGAGTTCTCGACCGAGCAAAGTCCTAGGTCTGGCACAAGAGGCCCCAACAGTCCAATGGCTAGAGAAATAAGATTGTCAACTAGGGGGGTAAGTCCTCTCAAACCTGATTCAAAACCGCaggacaaaaaataa